The following proteins come from a genomic window of Corallococcus sp. NCRR:
- a CDS encoding response regulator, whose amino-acid sequence MSTNVLLVDDSPTVRNILKIYLMNLKVSIVEAEDAQRALQLLRLVPVSVVIADINMPNMDGITFVKEVRASAQAQVQKVPVILLTAEKGEDLRQRGSAAGANAFIQKPVSHDELTKTVRQFLGGG is encoded by the coding sequence GTGAGCACCAACGTCTTGCTGGTGGACGACAGCCCGACCGTCCGCAACATCCTCAAGATCTACCTGATGAACCTCAAGGTCAGCATCGTGGAGGCGGAGGACGCGCAGCGCGCGCTGCAGTTGTTGCGGCTGGTGCCGGTGAGCGTGGTGATCGCCGACATCAACATGCCGAACATGGATGGCATCACCTTCGTGAAGGAGGTTCGCGCCAGCGCCCAGGCGCAGGTGCAGAAGGTGCCGGTCATCCTGCTGACGGCGGAGAAGGGAGAGGACCTGCGCCAGCGCGGCTCGGCGGCGGGGGCCAACGCCTTCATCCAGAAGCCCGTGTCCCACGACGAGCTGACGAAGACGGTGCGTCAGTTCCTGGGCGGGGGCTGA
- the fabI gene encoding enoyl-ACP reductase FabI, with protein sequence MLLQGKKLLITGVLTPQSLAFGVAEHAIAQGAEVILTGFGRARSLTERSAKRLKPGTEVLELDVTNPAHFPALTESLRQKWGRVDGVLHAIAFAPEDALGGNFLNTPWESAQTAFRISTFSVKELAVACAPLMTQGGSIVALDFDNRQAWPIYDWMGVCKAAMEATVRYLARDLGPKGIRVNALAAGPLATVAAKGIPGFKALAQYWGKQAPLGWSDKDSHDHVAKTACALLSDWLSSTTGEMIHVDGGYHAVGAPPVETVEAPAEGVVANPTPKEG encoded by the coding sequence ATGCTCCTTCAGGGCAAGAAGCTGCTCATCACCGGTGTGCTCACTCCGCAGTCCCTGGCCTTTGGCGTCGCGGAGCACGCGATCGCGCAGGGGGCGGAGGTCATCCTCACCGGTTTTGGCCGGGCCAGGTCCCTCACCGAGCGCAGCGCGAAGCGGCTCAAGCCCGGCACGGAGGTGCTGGAGCTGGACGTGACGAACCCGGCGCACTTCCCGGCGCTGACGGAGTCGCTGCGGCAGAAGTGGGGCCGCGTGGACGGCGTGCTGCACGCCATCGCGTTCGCGCCCGAGGACGCGCTGGGCGGAAACTTCCTCAACACGCCGTGGGAGAGCGCGCAGACCGCGTTCCGCATCTCCACCTTCTCCGTGAAGGAGCTGGCGGTGGCGTGCGCGCCGCTGATGACCCAGGGCGGCTCCATCGTGGCGCTGGACTTCGACAACCGGCAGGCGTGGCCCATCTATGACTGGATGGGCGTGTGCAAGGCGGCCATGGAGGCCACCGTGCGCTACCTGGCGCGCGACCTGGGGCCCAAGGGCATCCGCGTCAACGCGCTCGCCGCGGGGCCGCTCGCCACCGTGGCGGCCAAGGGCATCCCGGGCTTCAAGGCGCTGGCCCAGTACTGGGGCAAGCAGGCGCCGCTGGGCTGGAGCGACAAGGACAGCCACGACCACGTGGCGAAGACGGCCTGTGCACTTCTGTCCGATTGGCTGTCCTCCACCACCGGCGAGATGATTCACGTCGACGGCGGCTATCACGCCGTGGGCGCACCCCCGGTGGAGACGGTGGAAGCACCGGCAGAAGGGGTCGTTGCGAACCCCACGCCCAAGGAAGGCTGA
- a CDS encoding 2-oxoglutarate dehydrogenase E1 component has protein sequence MANFQDSFLSGGNIDFIEGLYARFLEDPGSVDASWREVFERNDGTGRPIFNTKLLEAPTPAAPEGKGKGKANGAAVQAAAAPQAPAAPAQDIGLQSKVDQAITAFRLRGHLRAKLDPLARPRPQLGHVADVALMDENHFSAKELEQAVECNGVFPQQRVRLADLVTRLRRTYSDHIGVEFMQMLDSERRRWLMKRMEHSDNRTPFSVEEQRHILTKLSYAEGFENFLHTKYVGAKRFSLDGGEALIPMLDALLEVGSGMGLKELVIGMAHRGRLNVLTNILGKKPDQIFSEFDGPKDPKAYLGRGDVKYHMGFSSDHATRAGKNVHLSLAFNPSHLECVGPVVEGRVRAKQDRGGDTERTGVMPLLIHGDAAFIGQGITSETLNFSGLKGYTTGGTVHIVINNQVGFTTDPSDSRTSIYSTAIAQMLDIPVFHVNGDDPEACVHAARLAAEYRQTFKSDVVIDLICYRRYGHNEGDDPSFTQPAMYDLIRKHPPVRALYAKALAEAGRISAEDSDALKQRCFQDFDAALTRARQESQFKEPNALEGLWKPYKGGLLKNAPQVSTAVAKPTLRDALQKLATAPEGFNVHRDVERTVLKKRQGMLESEELQWSEGESLAYATLLSEGYGIRLSGQDSERGTFSHRHAVLHDTQTGAEYTPLRQFATGKATFNVYNSPLSEMGVLGFDYGYSLDVPDGLTLWEAQFGDFANGAQIIIDQFIAAAESKWRRLSGITLLLPHGYEGQGPEHSSARLERFLDLCAEDNLQVCYPTTPAQIFHLLRRQVLRPVRKPLVIMSPKSLLRRPEATSRMDDLATGAFQEVIPDAKADAAKVKRLLLCSGKVYYDLAKARDERKDDSIAIVRLEQLYPFPQDELSNLVAKLPALQELYWVQEEPRNAGGWHFMFPRLHDLLSGRSQQQTVKLGYIGRAEAASPATGFTKTHDYEQQLIIEEAILRGPQNGR, from the coding sequence ATGGCGAATTTCCAGGACAGTTTCCTCTCGGGTGGAAACATCGACTTCATCGAGGGGCTCTACGCGCGCTTCCTCGAGGATCCGGGCAGCGTGGACGCGAGCTGGCGCGAGGTGTTCGAGCGCAACGACGGCACGGGCCGCCCCATCTTCAACACGAAGCTTCTGGAGGCCCCGACACCCGCCGCACCGGAGGGCAAGGGCAAGGGCAAGGCGAACGGCGCCGCCGTGCAGGCCGCCGCCGCGCCGCAGGCCCCGGCCGCTCCGGCGCAGGACATCGGGCTGCAGTCGAAGGTGGATCAGGCCATCACCGCCTTCCGCCTGCGCGGCCACCTGCGCGCGAAGCTGGATCCGCTGGCGCGTCCGCGCCCGCAGCTGGGCCACGTGGCGGACGTGGCGCTGATGGATGAGAACCACTTCTCCGCGAAGGAGCTGGAGCAGGCGGTGGAGTGCAACGGCGTCTTCCCGCAGCAGCGCGTGCGCCTGGCGGACCTGGTCACGCGGCTGCGCCGCACGTACTCCGACCACATCGGCGTGGAGTTCATGCAGATGCTCGACAGCGAGCGTCGCCGCTGGCTCATGAAGCGCATGGAGCACAGCGACAACCGCACGCCGTTCTCCGTGGAGGAGCAGCGCCACATCCTCACGAAGCTGTCGTACGCGGAGGGCTTCGAGAACTTCCTGCACACGAAGTACGTGGGCGCCAAGCGCTTCAGCCTGGATGGCGGCGAGGCGCTCATCCCCATGCTGGACGCGCTGCTGGAAGTGGGCAGCGGCATGGGCCTGAAGGAGCTGGTCATCGGCATGGCCCACCGCGGCCGCCTCAACGTGCTGACCAACATCCTGGGCAAGAAGCCGGATCAGATCTTCAGCGAGTTCGACGGCCCCAAGGACCCCAAGGCGTACCTGGGCCGCGGCGACGTGAAGTACCACATGGGCTTCTCGTCGGACCACGCCACGCGCGCCGGCAAGAACGTGCACCTGTCGCTGGCCTTCAACCCCAGCCACCTGGAGTGCGTGGGCCCCGTGGTGGAGGGCCGCGTGCGCGCCAAGCAGGACCGCGGAGGGGACACCGAGCGCACCGGCGTGATGCCGCTGCTCATCCACGGCGACGCGGCCTTCATCGGCCAGGGCATCACGTCGGAGACGCTGAACTTCTCCGGCCTCAAGGGCTACACCACGGGCGGCACGGTCCACATCGTCATCAACAACCAGGTGGGCTTCACCACCGACCCGTCGGACTCGCGCACCAGCATCTACTCCACCGCCATCGCGCAGATGCTGGACATCCCGGTGTTCCACGTGAACGGGGATGACCCGGAGGCGTGCGTCCACGCGGCGCGCCTGGCGGCGGAGTACCGCCAGACGTTCAAGAGCGACGTGGTCATCGACCTCATCTGCTACCGCCGCTACGGCCACAACGAGGGTGACGACCCGTCCTTCACCCAGCCGGCGATGTACGACCTCATCCGCAAGCACCCGCCCGTGCGTGCGCTGTACGCGAAGGCGCTGGCGGAAGCGGGCCGCATCAGCGCGGAGGACTCGGACGCCCTCAAGCAGCGCTGCTTCCAGGACTTCGACGCGGCGCTCACCCGCGCCCGCCAGGAGAGCCAGTTCAAGGAGCCCAACGCGTTGGAGGGCCTGTGGAAGCCCTACAAGGGCGGCCTCTTGAAGAACGCGCCCCAGGTGTCCACGGCGGTGGCCAAGCCCACCCTGCGGGACGCGCTCCAGAAGCTGGCCACGGCGCCGGAGGGCTTCAACGTCCACCGCGACGTGGAGCGCACGGTGCTCAAGAAGCGCCAGGGCATGCTGGAGAGCGAGGAGCTCCAGTGGAGCGAGGGCGAGTCGCTGGCGTACGCGACGCTCCTGTCGGAAGGCTACGGCATCCGCCTGTCCGGCCAGGACAGCGAGCGCGGCACGTTCAGCCACCGCCACGCGGTGCTGCACGACACGCAGACGGGCGCGGAGTACACGCCGCTGCGCCAGTTCGCCACCGGCAAGGCGACCTTCAACGTCTACAACAGCCCCCTGTCGGAGATGGGCGTGCTGGGCTTCGACTACGGCTATAGCCTGGACGTGCCGGACGGCCTCACCCTGTGGGAGGCCCAGTTCGGTGACTTCGCCAACGGCGCGCAGATCATCATCGACCAGTTCATCGCCGCGGCGGAGAGCAAGTGGCGCCGGCTGTCCGGTATCACGCTGCTGCTCCCGCACGGCTACGAAGGCCAGGGCCCGGAGCACTCCAGCGCGCGCCTGGAGCGCTTCCTGGACCTGTGCGCCGAGGACAACCTCCAGGTCTGCTACCCCACCACGCCCGCGCAGATCTTCCACCTGCTGCGCCGCCAGGTGCTGCGCCCCGTGCGCAAGCCGCTGGTCATCATGTCTCCCAAGAGCCTCTTGCGCCGCCCGGAGGCGACCAGCCGCATGGACGACCTGGCCACGGGCGCGTTCCAGGAAGTGATTCCGGACGCGAAGGCGGACGCCGCGAAGGTGAAGCGGCTGCTGCTGTGCAGCGGCAAGGTGTACTACGACCTGGCCAAGGCCCGGGACGAGCGCAAGGACGACTCCATCGCCATCGTGCGCTTGGAGCAGCTCTACCCGTTCCCGCAGGACGAGCTGTCCAACCTGGTGGCGAAGCTGCCGGCGCTCCAGGAGCTGTACTGGGTGCAGGAGGAGCCGCGCAACGCGGGCGGCTGGCACTTCATGTTCCCCCGCCTGCACGACCTCCTCTCCGGCCGTTCGCAGCAGCAGACGGTGAAGCTGGGCTACATCGGGCGCGCCGAGGCCGCCAGCCCCGCCACCGGTTTCACGAAGACGCACGACTACGAGCAGCAGCTCATCATCGAAGAAGCCATCCTCCGAGGACCCCAGAATGGCCGTTGA